The genomic DNA TGCGCACCCTCGGTCTCGAAGGTCCCATCGGGGTCTGCGGCCTCAATCCCCATGCCGGGGAGTCCGGCCGCATCGGCGACGAGGAGATCACCACCATCATTCCCGCCCTCGAACAGGCTGCCGCTGAAGGTCTTCAGGTCGCTGGTCCCGTGCCGGGCGACACCATTTTTCATTTCGCGGCCCAGGGACGTTATCCGGCCGTGCTGGCCATGTATCACGACCAGGGGCTCGCTCCGCTCAAACTGCTTCATTTCAGCCGCGCCGTGAATGTTACCTTGGGGCTACCTTATCCGCGCACCTCTCCCGATCACGGCACCGGATACGATCTGGTGGGCACGGGCGAGGCGTCCATCGACAGCTTCCGGGCCGCGCTGGACATGCTCCGTAAACTCGTCGGCAAAACGAGGTGATGACCATGTTCAAACGGTACGTCCTTCTGGACCGTGACGGGACCATCATCGTGGACAAGCACTACCTTCACGAGCCCGACAGGGTGGAACTCCTGCCGCAGGCCGCCGAGGGCCTCAAGCGGATGCAGGGCATGGGCTTCGGCCTGGCCGTGCTGACCAACCAGAGCGGCATCGGGCGTGGGTATTACGACGAAGACTCGGTCCGGGCCTGCAATCAGCGCATGGTCGAACTGCTCGCGGCCCAGGGCGTGATTATCGACGGCGTGTTTTTCTGTCCGCACGAGCCCAAGGCGGGCTGCGACTGTCGCAAGCCCAAGCCCGGCCTCATGCAACGCGCCGCTATCGAACTCGACTTCGATCCCGCGCAGGCATTCATGATCGGCGACAAGTCCGCCGACATCGGACTCGGCCGGAAAACCGGCGCAACCACCATCCTCGTGCGAACCGGAAAAGGCGCGCAGCAGGAAGCCAAATGCGGCCATCGCGCGGACCACGTCTGCGACGATCTTTTCGCCGCCGCATTGTTCATCGAAAGCCGTCTGTAGAGGCTGAATGCCTCCGGCGGCCGGGGGAAGGGGAAGGAAAACCCTTTGAAAAGGGCTTCCTTCCCCTTCCCCCGGACCCCCAACCCCTTCCTTTCCTAAACTTTTTGGTTCCGCTTCGCGGGTGCGAGCGGCGCGTTGGGTATTCCCTTATTATGGCTTGCCGGGGTTAGCTTTCCTTTTGAAGGGAAGCTGATTTTTCTCGCGAACCTTCTGCTGCGCGGATGCGCCGCCAAAAAGTTTCGGAGGGAGAGAGGGGATAGGGGGTCCAGGGGTAAAGGGGAGAGAGGGAAGCCCTTTGCAAAGGGTGCCCTCTCTCCTCTTTCCCTCTGGCCGCCGGAGGCAAAAAAAGAAAGGGCTTTCAGCAGAAAGCCCTTTCTTTTTTCAATGCGGTGGAATTCGGCTGCCGTCAGCTCATTTTCTTTTGGGCGAACTTGAGCATTTTCACGGCTTCGGCGAAGTCGGGGTTGATTTGTACGGCTTTGTTGGCGGAGCTGGCCATTTTGGCCCATTTGCGCCAGTCGTAGTAGAGCCGACCCATGTTGTAGTGCAGGTATTCGTCGTCGGAGGTCAGGGTGAGCGCCTTGAGGTAGTACTTCTCGGCGGTTTCATAGTCCTGCATCTTGCGCAGGACCATGCCGATGCGATTGTAGAGGTGGATGGCGTTGGGGTCGTCCTTGAGGGCGTCGTCCAACATGGCGTAGGCTTCTTTGTACCGGCCCGCGTTGAGGTAGCGGTCGGCTATGTCCGCCTTGAGCTCCGAATCTCCGCTGAAGGTGCGGACGAGCTGGTCGAAGATGGCGTTGGCCTTTTCCCATTCCTGGGCGTCCAGATGTGTCTGGCCTTTTTCCAGCTCGGCCTTTTTCTGGGCGTTGAGTGCCTCCAGATCGCTTTGAACCTCTTCGTTGAGTGCCTTTTGCAGCTCCTGCAGAAGCTCGCGCATGGCGTCGAGCAGCGGACGTTCCTGTCCCGGTTCGTAGCTGATGACCAGGGGGTATATCTTGCGAAGCTCCTTGTCCGAATTGAGCACGTAGGTAACCCGTTTGAGGATGTCTTCGAACTCCTCGCGCTCGTTTTTCATGACCTGATTCTTGAGAAAGAGGATGAGCCCGTCGTGGACCGCCTGAACGGCGGGCATGTATTTGCCCTTTTTCAGGAGGGTGGAGACGGAGTTCAGCTTCTTTCGAGACTTGATCAGATCGGTGGACATGGCTCGTTCCTGGCTGAGGTTTTGGGCTATAGCCCGGTGCTTTCCCTGACCATATCACGGAATCTCGGGAAGAAATAGCGGCTGTCGTGGGGGCCCGGTCCCGCTTCCGGGTGGTGCTGGATGGCCAGGATGGGTTTTTCCTTGTGCCGGAATCCCTCAAGGGTGTTGTCGTTGAGGTTCACATGGGTCTTTTCCAGGAAGTCCAGGCCTTCCACGTCTACGCAGAACCCGTGGTTCTGGGAGGAGATTTCGATCTTCTCGGTCTGGAGGTCCATGACCGGATGGTTGCATCCGTGGTGGCCGAACTTGAGCTTGAAGGTGGTCCCGCCCATGGCGAGGCCGAGAATCTGGTGGCCGAGGCAGATGCCCGCCACGGGCAGGTCCTGGCAGAGGTCCTTGGCGGCTTCAACGGCGGTGGTGACGGCGGCCGGATCGCCGGGGCCGTTGGACAGGAACACGGCGTCCGGGCCGAGTTCGCGCACCTGGGCCGCTGTGTAGTGGGAGGGCAGGACGATCATGTCGAAGCCCTGTTCCTCCATGAGGCGCAGGATGTTCCATTTGATGCCGAAGTCGTACACGGCGAGCTTGGGACCGTTGCCCTTCCAGGCGAAGTCTTTCATGTCGTCGATGAAGACCGGCT from Pseudodesulfovibrio thermohalotolerans includes the following:
- the gmhB gene encoding D-glycero-beta-D-manno-heptose 1,7-bisphosphate 7-phosphatase, translating into MFKRYVLLDRDGTIIVDKHYLHEPDRVELLPQAAEGLKRMQGMGFGLAVLTNQSGIGRGYYDEDSVRACNQRMVELLAAQGVIIDGVFFCPHEPKAGCDCRKPKPGLMQRAAIELDFDPAQAFMIGDKSADIGLGRKTGATTILVRTGKGAQQEAKCGHRADHVCDDLFAAALFIESRL
- a CDS encoding tetratricopeptide repeat protein, with product MSTDLIKSRKKLNSVSTLLKKGKYMPAVQAVHDGLILFLKNQVMKNEREEFEDILKRVTYVLNSDKELRKIYPLVISYEPGQERPLLDAMRELLQELQKALNEEVQSDLEALNAQKKAELEKGQTHLDAQEWEKANAIFDQLVRTFSGDSELKADIADRYLNAGRYKEAYAMLDDALKDDPNAIHLYNRIGMVLRKMQDYETAEKYYLKALTLTSDDEYLHYNMGRLYYDWRKWAKMASSANKAVQINPDFAEAVKMLKFAQKKMS
- the carA gene encoding glutamine-hydrolyzing carbamoyl-phosphate synthase small subunit: MKAILALEDGTIFKGTSFTGQGEASGEVIFNTGMTGYQEILTDPSYTGQMVTMTYPLIGNYGVNPEDVESHKVQAAGFIVKECCKKPSNWRSAMSLPEYLTQAGVMGIEGIDTRSLTRHLRINGAQRGFIATGDADPAELVEKARSIENMEGLNLADRVSCEKPYTWNGKKPVFIDDMKDFAWKGNGPKLAVYDFGIKWNILRLMEEQGFDMIVLPSHYTAAQVRELGPDAVFLSNGPGDPAAVTTAVEAAKDLCQDLPVAGICLGHQILGLAMGGTTFKLKFGHHGCNHPVMDLQTEKIEISSQNHGFCVDVEGLDFLEKTHVNLNDNTLEGFRHKEKPILAIQHHPEAGPGPHDSRYFFPRFRDMVRESTGL